A genomic window from Flavobacterium johnsoniae includes:
- a CDS encoding PorP/SprF family type IX secretion system membrane protein, whose product MKKILLFITLFYGFSNVLYSQNANEDGVVSFSLPIRNSLKFNRYLINPTFSFVREANPYISFYNKRQWVQFDNAPQTYLANYSGRIRENDAFAIGLFQQNYGLMTVFGGIANFAHNISLDQDSNLTFGLNVGAYQSGLNKGKIISDDSDILIGEYPSSTLLTVNPGINYGTEFLDFGLSVNNLILYNFGGGMVKEDPERAIQLHAMYTGYIDSYGFFDRSKFSGIVRTEIKKDKTVISGLAMLTLQQGIWAQAGYNTLYGVSGGLGVNISPSISIEYNYERGMGNFSNLGGSHEFAIAYRFKNRNYYYADEDEGSLIDPAKPKPVMAKPSTTAKVAREDVAEKTRLAAEAKAKADAEARQARLAASEKVKADAEAAAKAKLEADNKAKADAEAVKIKLAAEAKAKADAAAAARAQTATANRAVATTQKTQAQLAADKARADAEERRIKLVADNKARVDAAAAARAKAAANKPAAAAPKTQAQLAADKAKADAEAMKLKLAADAKAKADAETAAKAKAEAAKPAPAPQKTAAQLAADKAKADAEAARQARLAAAEKAKADAEAARIKLIADNKAKADAAEAKRKADAKAKAAEADMQSILAADAKAKADSDALQARLAAEAKAKAAAEAKTKASIDAANKAKLAADAKAKAAEEAAQKERLAAEAKAKADEEARQALIAAEAKAKADAEALKIKQAEEARQAKLAADAKAKADAEALQAKLVADAKAKADAEAAAKAKLAADAKAKADAEAEKARLAAETKAKADAEAEKARLAADAKAKADMEALQAKLIADARVKADAEATAKAKAEAEAKKLQEAEDARQAKLAADAKAKADAEAEKARLAAEAKAKADAEALKVKQAAEEKARLAEEARQAKLAADAKAKADAEALKAKQDEEARQAKLAADAKAKADAEALEAKLAADAKAKADMAALQAKLLADAKVKADAEATAKAKADAETKRLQDEENARQAKLAADAKAKADAEALKAKQAADEKARLAEEARQAKLAADAKAKADAEAEKARLAAEAKAKADADALKVKQAAEEKVRLAEEARLAKLAADAKVKADAEAEKTRLAAEAKAKADADALKLQQAAEEKARLEEQARQERLAAEAKAKADAEAEKARLAAEAANKDATAKAIEELTASIANTSKMQNELLAQFTATVANKQKDLNDLKEENDLSEKGIYREPKPFKSVAAENSQIEALKLQIADANTSMKNEIAKMTNLYNDRLKKFPKNDPLNKAYLEKINELKAAQLRMEQQGAALIADLERIKTETEIERKRRIKRAAYENDQGRYAQDVAALKRIKETTKISNTPLTANDFDFGEEQSNMQIIKNIKNSDSGYYLILAVHNSVQKRDEFLTKAVAAGRTDINFFYNVTTSKYYIYYEKFDGLQEATKALEAKGNKPYNGRMAIVKVEN is encoded by the coding sequence ATGAAGAAAATCCTACTATTCATCACTTTATTTTACGGCTTTTCAAATGTACTCTATTCTCAAAATGCTAATGAGGATGGAGTTGTTTCGTTTTCATTACCCATTAGAAATTCTTTAAAATTTAATAGATATTTAATCAACCCAACATTCAGTTTTGTTCGTGAAGCAAATCCGTATATAAGTTTTTATAACAAAAGACAATGGGTTCAATTTGATAATGCTCCGCAAACTTATTTGGCCAATTATTCTGGACGTATTAGAGAAAACGATGCTTTTGCAATTGGCTTATTTCAGCAAAATTATGGGTTAATGACCGTTTTTGGCGGAATTGCCAATTTTGCTCATAATATTTCCCTTGATCAAGATAGTAACTTAACTTTTGGTTTAAATGTAGGTGCTTATCAAAGTGGTTTAAACAAAGGAAAAATTATATCTGATGATTCTGATATCTTGATTGGAGAATATCCTTCGAGCACTTTGCTAACAGTTAATCCAGGAATTAATTACGGAACTGAATTTTTAGATTTCGGATTATCGGTTAATAATTTAATACTGTACAATTTTGGCGGTGGAATGGTAAAAGAAGATCCAGAAAGAGCCATCCAGTTGCACGCGATGTACACAGGATATATTGACAGTTACGGATTCTTTGACAGAAGTAAATTTTCTGGAATTGTTAGAACAGAAATTAAAAAAGACAAAACCGTTATTTCTGGTCTTGCTATGCTGACTTTACAACAAGGAATTTGGGCACAAGCTGGATATAACACTTTATATGGTGTTTCAGGAGGACTTGGGGTTAATATTTCTCCAAGTATTTCTATTGAATATAATTACGAAAGAGGAATGGGCAATTTCTCTAATCTAGGCGGTTCTCATGAATTTGCCATTGCCTACAGATTCAAAAACAGAAATTACTATTACGCAGATGAAGATGAAGGATCATTGATAGATCCTGCAAAACCAAAACCAGTAATGGCTAAACCATCTACAACTGCAAAAGTAGCAAGAGAAGATGTTGCTGAAAAAACAAGATTGGCCGCTGAAGCGAAAGCAAAAGCCGATGCCGAAGCTAGACAAGCTAGACTTGCTGCATCAGAAAAAGTTAAGGCTGATGCCGAAGCTGCAGCAAAAGCAAAATTAGAAGCAGATAATAAAGCAAAAGCAGATGCTGAAGCTGTTAAAATAAAATTAGCTGCCGAAGCTAAAGCCAAAGCAGATGCCGCGGCTGCAGCTAGAGCACAAACTGCAACAGCAAATAGAGCCGTTGCTACAACTCAGAAAACACAAGCGCAATTAGCAGCAGACAAAGCTAGAGCTGATGCAGAAGAGCGTAGAATTAAATTGGTTGCAGACAATAAAGCAAGAGTAGATGCTGCCGCTGCTGCAAGAGCAAAAGCAGCAGCCAACAAACCAGCTGCAGCTGCACCAAAAACACAAGCACAATTGGCTGCTGATAAAGCGAAAGCTGATGCAGAAGCTATGAAATTGAAATTAGCAGCAGATGCAAAAGCTAAAGCCGATGCAGAAACAGCAGCAAAAGCAAAAGCTGAAGCGGCGAAACCAGCTCCTGCACCGCAAAAAACAGCAGCGCAATTAGCTGCAGATAAAGCGAAAGCAGATGCAGAAGCTGCAAGACAAGCAAGATTAGCAGCCGCTGAAAAAGCAAAAGCGGATGCGGAAGCTGCAAGAATTAAACTTATTGCAGATAATAAAGCAAAAGCAGACGCTGCTGAAGCTAAACGTAAAGCAGATGCAAAAGCAAAAGCAGCAGAGGCAGATATGCAGTCTATTTTAGCTGCTGATGCAAAAGCGAAAGCAGATTCAGATGCATTGCAAGCAAGATTAGCAGCAGAAGCGAAAGCAAAAGCTGCAGCAGAAGCTAAAACTAAAGCATCTATTGATGCAGCAAACAAAGCAAAACTTGCCGCTGACGCGAAAGCAAAAGCCGCTGAAGAAGCAGCACAAAAAGAAAGATTAGCAGCAGAAGCAAAAGCAAAAGCCGACGAAGAAGCAAGACAAGCTCTTATTGCTGCTGAAGCGAAAGCAAAAGCAGATGCAGAAGCGTTAAAAATAAAACAAGCTGAAGAAGCTCGCCAAGCTAAATTAGCTGCTGATGCAAAAGCGAAGGCAGATGCAGAAGCTCTTCAGGCAAAATTAGTTGCAGATGCAAAAGCGAAAGCAGATGCAGAAGCCGCTGCCAAAGCTAAATTAGCAGCAGACGCAAAAGCAAAAGCGGATGCGGAAGCAGAAAAAGCAAGATTAGCTGCTGAAACAAAAGCAAAAGCCGATGCCGAAGCAGAGAAAGCAAGATTAGCAGCAGACGCAAAAGCGAAGGCAGATATGGAAGCTTTACAAGCTAAACTAATAGCGGACGCAAGAGTTAAAGCGGATGCCGAAGCTACTGCAAAAGCAAAAGCTGAAGCAGAGGCTAAAAAATTACAAGAAGCAGAAGATGCTCGCCAAGCTAAATTAGCAGCGGACGCAAAAGCCAAAGCTGATGCTGAAGCAGAAAAAGCAAGATTGGCCGCTGAAGCAAAAGCAAAAGCGGATGCAGAAGCATTAAAAGTAAAACAAGCCGCTGAAGAGAAAGCAAGATTGGCAGAAGAGGCTCGTCAAGCGAAATTAGCGGCAGATGCTAAAGCAAAAGCTGATGCGGAAGCATTGAAAGCAAAACAAGATGAAGAAGCTCGTCAAGCTAAATTGGCAGCTGATGCTAAAGCGAAGGCAGATGCAGAAGCATTAGAAGCGAAATTAGCTGCAGATGCAAAAGCAAAAGCAGACATGGCAGCTTTACAAGCAAAATTATTAGCAGATGCAAAAGTTAAAGCGGATGCTGAAGCTACAGCAAAAGCCAAAGCAGATGCTGAAACTAAGAGATTACAAGATGAGGAAAATGCACGTCAAGCAAAATTAGCTGCCGACGCAAAAGCGAAAGCAGATGCTGAAGCATTAAAAGCAAAACAAGCAGCAGATGAAAAAGCAAGATTAGCAGAAGAGGCACGTCAGGCTAAATTGGCAGCTGATGCTAAAGCAAAAGCAGACGCCGAAGCAGAGAAAGCTAGATTGGCAGCAGAAGCAAAAGCCAAAGCCGATGCAGACGCATTGAAAGTAAAACAAGCTGCTGAAGAAAAAGTAAGATTAGCTGAAGAAGCTCGTTTAGCGAAATTGGCTGCAGATGCGAAAGTAAAAGCTGACGCTGAAGCTGAGAAAACAAGATTAGCAGCAGAAGCAAAAGCCAAAGCGGATGCAGATGCGTTGAAATTACAACAAGCTGCTGAAGAGAAAGCAAGATTGGAAGAGCAAGCTCGCCAAGAAAGATTAGCGGCTGAGGCTAAAGCGAAAGCAGATGCTGAGGCAGAAAAAGCTAGATTGGCAGCAGAAGCAGCTAACAAAGACGCAACAGCAAAAGCAATTGAAGAATTGACGGCATCGATTGCTAATACAAGTAAAATGCAGAATGAGTTATTAGCACAGTTTACAGCCACAGTTGCTAATAAACAAAAAGACTTAAATGACTTAAAAGAGGAGAATGATTTAAGTGAAAAAGGAATTTATAGAGAGCCAAAACCATTCAAAAGTGTAGCGGCAGAAAATAGTCAAATTGAAGCATTGAAATTGCAGATTGCCGACGCAAATACTAGCATGAAAAATGAGATTGCGAAAATGACTAATCTATACAATGACAGACTTAAAAAGTTCCCTAAAAATGATCCTTTAAACAAGGCTTATTTAGAAAAGATAAACGAGTTGAAAGCGGCTCAGTTGAGAATGGAACAGCAAGGTGCTGCCTTAATAGCAGATTTGGAGCGTATCAAAACTGAAACAGAAATTGAGCGTAAACGTAGAATTAAACGTGCAGCTTACGAAAATGATCAAGGAAGATATGCGCAGGACGTTGCGGCTCTTAAACGTATAAAAGAAACAACGAAAATAAGTAATACGCCATTGACAGCAAATGATTTTGATTTTGGTGAAGAGCAGTCAAATATGCAGATTATTAAGAATATTAAAAATTCTGATAGTGGTTATTATTTAATTCTTGCAGTTCATAACAGTGTTCAAAAACGTGATGAGTTCTTAACAAAAGCGGTAGCTGCCGGACGTACAGATATTAATTTCTTCTACAATGTAACAACAAGTAAATATTACATCTACTACGAGAAGTTTGATGGTTTACAAGAAGCTACAAAAGCATTGGAAGCAAAAGGCAATAAGCCTTATAACGGAAGAATGGCCATTGTAAAAGTGGAGAATTAA
- the trpS gene encoding tryptophan--tRNA ligase: MAKILTGVQSTGTPHLGNLLGAIIPAIELSNNPANESYLFIADLHSITQIKDGKTLRENTYSTAAAWLACGLNPEKVTFYRQSDVVQTTELTWYLSCFFPFQRLTLAHSFKDKADRLDDVNAGLFTYPMLMAADILLYDAEFVPVGKDQLQHLEITRDVAARFNHQMGETFVLPEAKIQENIMLIPGTNGGKMSKSANNIINIFLDDKTLRKQVMSIETDSTPLEDPKNPDTCNAFAIYSLLANEEQIAQMRANYLGGNYGYGHAKQALFELITEKFKTEREKYNYYINNLEEVDSLLKKGAEKASVIADGVLAKVREVLGFQK, encoded by the coding sequence ATGGCAAAAATACTTACGGGTGTTCAAAGTACAGGAACACCGCATTTAGGAAATTTATTAGGAGCAATTATTCCAGCAATCGAATTATCAAACAATCCGGCAAACGAATCCTATTTGTTTATTGCTGATTTGCATTCAATCACTCAAATTAAAGATGGAAAAACTTTAAGAGAAAACACCTATAGTACTGCTGCAGCTTGGCTTGCGTGCGGTTTAAATCCTGAAAAAGTTACTTTTTACAGACAATCTGATGTGGTGCAGACTACTGAACTGACTTGGTATTTAAGTTGTTTTTTTCCATTCCAAAGATTGACTTTAGCGCATTCGTTCAAGGATAAAGCAGATCGTTTAGACGACGTAAATGCTGGACTTTTTACCTATCCGATGTTAATGGCTGCTGATATTTTATTATATGATGCTGAATTTGTTCCTGTTGGAAAAGACCAGTTGCAGCATTTAGAAATTACTCGTGATGTTGCTGCACGTTTTAATCACCAAATGGGTGAAACATTCGTTCTTCCAGAAGCTAAAATTCAGGAAAACATTATGTTGATTCCAGGAACAAATGGTGGTAAAATGAGTAAATCTGCCAACAATATCATCAATATTTTCTTGGACGACAAAACCTTACGCAAGCAAGTAATGAGTATTGAAACAGATTCGACGCCACTTGAAGATCCAAAAAACCCAGATACTTGTAATGCTTTTGCTATTTATTCTTTGTTAGCAAATGAAGAGCAAATTGCGCAAATGAGAGCAAATTATTTAGGCGGAAATTATGGTTACGGCCACGCAAAACAAGCTTTGTTTGAATTGATTACAGAGAAATTTAAAACCGAAAGAGAAAAATATAATTACTACATCAATAATCTTGAAGAAGTTGATTCTTTGCTAAAAAAAGGTGCTGAAAAGGCTTCTGTAATTGCAGATGGTGTTTTAGCAAAAGTAAGAGAGGTTTTAGGATTTCAGAAGTAG
- a CDS encoding GxxExxY protein translates to MTENEISNIVIGLAIEIHKKLGPGLLENVYKECLFYKIKQRGLLVEKEKALPLVFEEVKLDCAYRVDLLVENKFLIEIKSVESLTSNHLAQTLTYLRLGNYKLGLLINFSEILLKNGIRRVANNL, encoded by the coding sequence ATGACAGAAAATGAAATCTCAAATATTGTTATTGGACTAGCTATTGAAATTCATAAAAAACTTGGACCTGGTTTATTAGAAAACGTATATAAAGAATGTCTGTTTTATAAAATTAAACAGCGAGGACTTCTTGTTGAAAAAGAGAAAGCTTTACCATTAGTTTTTGAAGAAGTTAAGCTTGATTGCGCATATCGTGTTGATTTACTTGTAGAAAATAAATTTCTAATCGAAATAAAAAGTGTAGAATCATTAACTTCCAACCATTTGGCACAAACACTAACATACTTAAGACTTGGAAATTACAAACTAGGTTTACTCATAAATTTTAGCGAAATCCTTTTAAAAAATGGTATAAGGAGAGTTGCAAATAACTTATAA
- the recA gene encoding recombinase RecA, with translation MSSEKEAKLKALQLTLDKLDKTYGKGTVMKMGDRAIVEVETISSGSLGVDLALGVNGYPKGRIIEIYGPESSGKTTLTLHAIAEAQKAGGIAAFIDAEHAFDRNYAEKLNVDIENLIISQPDNGEQALEIAENLIRSGAIDIVVIDSVAALTPKSEIEGEMGDSKMGLHARLMSQALRKLTGTISKTNCTVFFINQLREKIGVMFGNPETTTGGNALKFYASVRLDIRRSAQIKDGENVIGNRTKVKIVKNKVAPPFKTAEFDIMYGEGVSKTGEILDLAVEFDIVKKAGSWFSYGDTKLGQGRDAVKTLIKDNPELADELEVKIKEHIKELANA, from the coding sequence ATGAGTTCAGAAAAAGAAGCCAAATTAAAAGCGTTACAATTAACGCTTGATAAACTTGACAAAACCTACGGAAAAGGAACCGTAATGAAAATGGGCGACAGAGCCATTGTAGAAGTAGAAACGATTTCTTCTGGCTCACTTGGCGTTGATTTAGCACTTGGTGTAAACGGATATCCAAAAGGAAGAATTATAGAAATATATGGTCCAGAATCTTCTGGAAAAACTACTTTGACGCTTCATGCAATTGCCGAAGCTCAAAAAGCGGGCGGTATTGCTGCCTTTATCGATGCGGAACACGCTTTCGATAGAAATTATGCAGAAAAATTAAATGTAGATATTGAGAATTTAATCATTTCTCAACCAGACAACGGAGAACAGGCTTTAGAAATTGCTGAAAACCTAATTCGTTCTGGTGCAATTGATATCGTGGTAATTGACTCGGTAGCAGCTTTAACACCGAAAAGTGAAATTGAAGGCGAAATGGGAGATTCTAAAATGGGACTTCATGCGCGATTAATGTCTCAAGCTTTAAGAAAACTTACTGGAACTATCAGTAAAACAAATTGTACTGTATTCTTTATCAACCAGCTTCGTGAAAAAATTGGTGTAATGTTCGGAAATCCAGAAACTACAACTGGAGGTAACGCACTTAAATTTTACGCTTCTGTACGTTTAGATATTCGTCGTTCGGCTCAAATTAAAGACGGTGAAAACGTAATTGGTAACAGAACTAAAGTTAAAATCGTTAAAAATAAAGTGGCACCGCCTTTTAAAACTGCCGAATTCGATATTATGTACGGAGAAGGAGTTTCTAAAACTGGTGAAATTCTAGATTTAGCCGTAGAATTTGACATCGTTAAAAAAGCAGGATCTTGGTTCAGCTACGGCGATACAAAATTAGGTCAAGGACGTGACGCTGTTAAAACTTTAATTAAAGACAATCCAGAACTTGCTGACGAACTAGAAGTTAAAATTAAAGAACATATCAAAGAATTAGCAAACGCTTAA
- a CDS encoding ATP-binding protein, with product MQFSQILGQDYIKSHLTKSAASGRIPHAQLFVGPEGSGTLITAIAYAQYILCSNTGNENSNGNDSCNLKFDNISHPDLHFIYPTVTTEDVKTKPKSLDFIQDWRSFIQEMPYGGLFDWYKILGVQNKQGEIRVEDAQEVLKSLALKSYEGGYKIMIIWMADKMNIAASNKLLKLLEEPSDKTMFILISENEEDIIQTIRSRCQVIHFNALPEKVIAEALVAQENIDLNLAKKIAHQAQGNFNKALHLLKEDDDEFPFEQWFVNWVRAAFRAKGNAAAIQDLISWSEQIAALGRESQKKFIQYCIEMFRQALMLNYQAPSLVYIEPKVDKFKLENFAPFVNGNNIHEIFKELSDAMYHIERNGNAKIILTDLSIKLTRLIHKK from the coding sequence ATGCAATTTTCTCAAATTTTAGGTCAAGATTACATCAAAAGCCACTTGACAAAAAGTGCTGCATCTGGTAGAATTCCACATGCACAATTATTTGTTGGTCCAGAAGGAAGCGGAACATTAATTACCGCAATTGCTTATGCTCAGTACATTTTGTGTAGCAATACTGGCAACGAAAATTCGAACGGAAACGATTCCTGCAATCTGAAGTTCGACAACATTTCTCATCCAGATCTGCATTTTATTTACCCGACTGTTACGACCGAAGATGTCAAAACAAAACCCAAAAGTTTAGATTTTATTCAAGACTGGCGAAGCTTTATTCAAGAAATGCCTTACGGTGGTTTATTCGATTGGTATAAAATTCTTGGCGTACAAAACAAACAGGGAGAAATTCGAGTAGAAGATGCTCAAGAAGTTTTAAAATCGCTTGCGCTAAAATCTTACGAAGGCGGTTATAAAATCATGATTATCTGGATGGCCGATAAAATGAATATTGCGGCATCAAACAAACTCCTGAAACTTTTAGAAGAACCATCAGATAAAACCATGTTTATTCTGATTTCTGAAAACGAAGAAGATATTATTCAGACCATACGTTCTCGTTGTCAGGTAATTCACTTTAATGCTCTTCCTGAGAAAGTTATCGCCGAAGCTTTGGTTGCACAAGAAAATATAGATCTGAATTTAGCCAAAAAGATTGCACATCAAGCACAAGGAAATTTTAATAAAGCTTTGCATTTGCTAAAAGAAGACGATGATGAATTTCCGTTTGAACAATGGTTTGTTAATTGGGTTCGCGCCGCTTTTAGAGCAAAAGGAAATGCTGCTGCCATTCAGGATTTAATTTCATGGAGCGAACAAATTGCTGCGCTGGGACGCGAAAGCCAGAAAAAATTTATTCAATATTGCATCGAAATGTTCCGACAAGCTTTGATGTTAAATTATCAAGCGCCAAGTTTGGTTTACATCGAACCAAAAGTCGATAAGTTTAAACTGGAAAATTTTGCTCCTTTTGTAAACGGAAATAACATTCATGAAATTTTCAAAGAACTTTCAGATGCGATGTATCACATTGAAAGAAACGGAAATGCAAAAATAATTTTAACCGATTTATCCATCAAATTAACTCGTTTAATTCATAAAAAATAA
- a CDS encoding acyl-CoA thioesterase: MNPKHPSESLTILTDLVLPSETNPLNNLFGGELLARMDRAASIAARRHSRRIVVTASVNHVAFNRAISLGSVVTVEAKVSRSFKSSMEVFIDVWVEDRESGNRTKANEAIYTFVAVDDTGRPVEVPAIVPETELEIQRFDAALRRKQLSLLLAGKIKPSDATELKALFL, translated from the coding sequence ATGAATCCAAAACATCCTTCAGAATCTTTAACTATTTTAACTGATTTAGTTTTACCGAGCGAAACAAATCCTTTAAACAATCTTTTTGGTGGCGAATTATTAGCCAGAATGGATCGTGCTGCAAGTATTGCGGCTCGCAGACATTCGCGCCGAATTGTAGTGACCGCTTCTGTAAATCACGTTGCTTTTAACAGAGCCATTTCGCTTGGAAGCGTTGTAACTGTAGAAGCAAAAGTCTCAAGATCATTCAAAAGTTCTATGGAAGTTTTTATTGATGTTTGGGTAGAAGATCGCGAATCTGGAAACAGAACAAAAGCAAACGAAGCAATTTATACTTTCGTTGCCGTTGATGACACCGGAAGACCAGTTGAAGTTCCAGCAATTGTTCCAGAAACAGAACTTGAAATTCAGCGTTTTGATGCTGCGCTTCGTCGTAAACAGTTGAGTTTACTGCTTGCAGGAAAAATAAAACCGTCTGATGCTACCGAATTAAAAGCTTTATTTTTATAG
- a CDS encoding lysophospholipid acyltransferase family protein, translating to MKILKIAFWILWRVWFYVVMAVPIIIMLPFLLISIISEKGYPYFFKMARVWAKFILFGMGFYYIVKREQKLIKGKSYMIVANHTSMTDIMLMLALIKNPFVFVGKKELVKIPLFGFFYKRTCILVDRNSSRSKNEVFKRAQSRLNQGLSICIFPEGGVPDDESVLLDEFKDGAFRLAIDHQIPIVPIVFPDNKERFSYTFLSGSPGKMRARILPFIETEGLTIDHRKELKDRVRNIIYDALIAFNKK from the coding sequence ATGAAAATATTAAAAATTGCTTTTTGGATTCTTTGGCGCGTTTGGTTTTACGTCGTAATGGCGGTTCCGATTATTATAATGCTGCCGTTTTTACTGATTTCTATTATTTCAGAGAAAGGTTATCCTTATTTTTTCAAAATGGCTCGCGTTTGGGCTAAATTTATTCTTTTCGGAATGGGTTTCTATTATATCGTAAAACGCGAACAGAAGCTCATTAAAGGCAAAAGTTATATGATTGTGGCAAATCATACATCGATGACCGATATTATGCTTATGCTGGCTTTAATTAAAAATCCGTTTGTTTTTGTTGGAAAGAAAGAATTAGTGAAGATTCCGCTTTTTGGATTTTTCTACAAAAGAACCTGTATTTTGGTTGATAGAAATTCATCTAGAAGTAAAAATGAAGTTTTTAAAAGAGCTCAAAGCCGCTTAAATCAAGGTTTAAGTATTTGTATTTTTCCAGAAGGCGGCGTTCCAGATGATGAAAGTGTTTTGCTTGACGAATTTAAAGATGGCGCTTTTAGATTAGCAATAGATCACCAGATTCCGATTGTGCCGATTGTTTTTCCAGATAATAAAGAACGTTTTTCGTATACTTTTTTAAGCGGAAGTCCAGGGAAAATGCGCGCTAGAATTTTGCCATTTATTGAAACAGAAGGTTTAACTATTGACCATAGAAAAGAACTGAAAGACAGAGTTAGAAATATTATATACGATGCTTTAATTGCTTTTAATAAAAAGTAA
- a CDS encoding DoxX family protein — translation MNNVASILLLAFLALTFLQSGYEKIFYWKDNVAWLKEHFAKTPLKNQVPLALLHLLILELISGILCVVGGIQLLTNNGREFGFYGAIFSCICLLMMLFGQRLAKDYDGARTIVIYFIPAVMAVYWLN, via the coding sequence ATGAACAATGTTGCCTCCATTTTGCTTTTGGCTTTTTTAGCTTTGACTTTCTTACAATCGGGTTACGAAAAAATTTTTTATTGGAAAGATAATGTAGCTTGGCTAAAAGAACATTTTGCTAAAACTCCTTTAAAAAATCAAGTTCCGCTTGCTCTTTTGCATTTGTTGATTTTAGAATTAATTTCAGGAATTTTATGTGTTGTCGGAGGTATTCAGCTTTTAACAAATAACGGAAGAGAATTTGGTTTTTACGGAGCAATATTTTCTTGTATCTGTTTGTTAATGATGCTTTTCGGACAAAGACTTGCTAAAGATTACGATGGTGCGAGAACCATTGTTATTTATTTTATACCTGCTGTAATGGCGGTTTATTGGTTGAACTAA
- the sprC gene encoding gliding motility protein SprC: MIQKTTLSFFKVFFLLSIMFFAKGNLHAQTIVPAQLDGLDKLCAGSSFNEFFATFSYVNFPEGTTFTIELLDSSNNPIATTLLQTIDVSATQKTIKFAVPTNLVGSETYGLRVKSSGTTTSTRFRNSAGNTSFPAYFKVYESTFSINNKDTNATICAGGSLTLSVDSGTNSPVNYPNLKYIWYKDNVVIAGQSGKTLTVNAAGDYYATIDYGSCTDANFSSNHIAVGNSSSSSAVTISSSLGNPFCASGTGTILTATSGNKYQWKKDGAIITGATNRTYSTNESGSYSVEVDFGGCSATGTINLQSNGFDASIDVQDGYKLSEGETLSVNVTTDATSPTFEWYLNNNLISGETGSSYTVSVKGNYKVKISQASGCIANKEFSFRINGDSGPASVIPNIIKLSGMNPYWNIPDEYKNAATKVIIISSNGDKVLDVVNYQGDWPQNNIDFKNVNPVYYYVIQSDTGEKKGSITVIK, from the coding sequence ATGATTCAAAAAACTACTTTATCTTTCTTTAAAGTTTTCTTTTTACTTAGCATTATGTTTTTTGCTAAAGGAAACCTGCATGCTCAAACTATCGTGCCAGCGCAATTAGATGGCTTAGATAAGTTGTGTGCGGGTAGCTCTTTTAATGAATTTTTTGCAACCTTTAGTTACGTTAATTTTCCTGAAGGAACAACGTTTACTATTGAACTTTTAGATAGTTCAAATAATCCAATTGCTACAACTTTACTTCAAACCATAGATGTTTCTGCAACGCAAAAGACTATTAAATTTGCCGTTCCGACTAATTTGGTAGGTTCTGAAACTTACGGGTTAAGAGTTAAAAGTTCTGGTACAACTACAAGTACAAGATTTAGAAATTCAGCTGGAAATACTTCTTTTCCAGCTTATTTTAAAGTTTACGAATCTACTTTTTCAATCAATAACAAAGATACAAACGCAACAATTTGTGCAGGAGGAAGTCTTACTTTATCGGTAGATAGTGGCACAAATTCACCAGTAAATTACCCAAATCTTAAATATATCTGGTATAAAGACAATGTTGTTATTGCAGGACAAAGTGGTAAAACGTTAACGGTAAATGCAGCCGGAGATTATTATGCAACTATAGATTACGGATCTTGTACAGATGCCAATTTTAGTTCTAACCATATTGCAGTTGGAAATTCTTCTTCAAGTAGTGCAGTAACAATTAGTTCAAGCTTAGGAAATCCTTTTTGTGCTAGCGGTACAGGAACTATTTTAACAGCAACTTCTGGAAACAAATACCAGTGGAAAAAAGACGGTGCAATTATTACTGGCGCAACAAACAGAACATATTCTACCAACGAATCTGGCTCTTACTCTGTAGAAGTTGATTTTGGAGGATGTAGTGCTACAGGAACAATCAATCTTCAAAGCAATGGCTTTGATGCAAGTATTGATGTTCAAGATGGATATAAGTTAAGTGAAGGTGAAACCTTAAGCGTAAATGTTACAACAGATGCTACAAGTCCAACTTTTGAGTGGTATTTAAATAATAATTTAATTTCTGGAGAAACAGGAAGTTCTTATACTGTTTCTGTAAAAGGTAATTATAAAGTAAAAATTTCTCAAGCATCAGGTTGTATTGCTAACAAAGAGTTTTCATTTAGAATTAATGGCGATTCTGGTCCAGCAAGTGTTATTCCAAACATTATAAAATTAAGCGGAATGAATCCGTATTGGAATATTCCAGACGAATATAAAAATGCAGCCACTAAGGTAATTATCATTAGTTCAAACGGAGATAAAGTACTTGATGTGGTAAATTATCAAGGAGATTGGCCCCAAAACAATATAGATTTTAAAAATGTAAATCCCGTTTATTACTATGTCATTCAATCAGACACTGGTGAAAAAAAAGGATCAATAACTGTTATAAAATAA